In a single window of the Necator americanus strain Aroian chromosome X, whole genome shotgun sequence genome:
- a CDS encoding hypothetical protein (NECATOR_CHRX.G24720.T1), which produces MKSSATTIRFVTMNYPTLSTDFQQAACLGHYDISMCRLPAGNRHQRPAVISTGGITIFCCDVDEKQIEGCAVVAKSDNNNLVDEFA; this is translated from the coding sequence ATGAAATCTtcggcaacaaccattcgtttcgtcacgatGAACTATCCAACACTGTCGACTGACTTCCAACAAGCCGCCTGCCTAGGCCACTACGACATCTCTATGTGCCGTTTGCCTGCAGGAAACAGGCATCAGAGACCAGCCGTCATCAGCACTGGAGGCATCACTATCTTCTGCTGCGATGTTGATGAAAAGCAGATAGAAGGCTGCGCGGTAGTTGCGAAGAGCGACaacaacaacctggtggatGAATTTGCCTAA
- a CDS encoding hypothetical protein (NECATOR_CHRX.G24719.T1) yields the protein MVFSKLIFVHFQEFRRFATDFETQREVISVHVGQAGVQIGNACWELYCLEHGIQPDGRMPSDKQTQDDTSFSTFFSETGAGRHVPRAVMVDLEPTVIEARTSPKSDAHCPRPGNGANMRGLPARGRSWPKKNSVTAVDRLSDRLMAVEVDTGEVELRVVSAYAPQAGCSKEEKASFWEDLEQYVQSLESEEILLIGGDVNGHVGSRKDGFESCHGGYGYGARNDDGLRILEYAVASDLIIANTQYRKRKSYLITYTSGGRETQIDFWMLRRRDRRLLQDLKVIPTDHVAAQHHLLVMDLKISRPRRRHPRTETQRIKWWNLKDRKEVFFASVAPSTFPHPTRSVEKMWSHTSSVIRLSAENALGKTTLGKPKIQKATWFWNEEVQAAIREKKSRYKLWWRTRQPEDRGAYLAAKREAKKAVSKAKSDRYKAVYDMLDTREGEREARVIAQRWIWSTPRSLRELMEPFCAALGPLLPITAVEVSAALAKMKTNKATGPDDIPADDWKLLGDRGSVWFTTLFNKIVSEGRTPDVWQTSVTVTVWKGKGDIACCTSYRTIRLLSHTMKVFDRVLEARLRKIVSVSLNQCGFVKDRSTIDAIHAVRILLEKHREKNRSVHLAFLDLGKAFDRVPHELL from the exons atggtattttcaaaacttatttttgtccacttccaagaattccgacggtttgcgacggattttgagacacaa CGTGAGGTTATTTCTGTTCACGTTGGGCAAGCCGGAGTGCAGATCGGTAACGCATGTTGGGAGCTCTATTGTCTTGAACATGGCATCCAACCTGATGGCCGTATGCCTTCTGATAAGCAAacacag GACGACACGTCCTTCTCCACATTCTTCTCCGAGACTGGTGCTGGTCGCCATGTTCCGCGAGCTGTTATGGTCGACTTGGAGCCTACTGTGATTG AAGCTAGGACGTCCCCCaaaagcgacgcgcattgtcctcgtcCGGGCAATGgtgcaaatatgcgagggctaccggctagaggacggagctggccaaagaa aaatagcgtcacagcggtggatcgactatcggatcgcttgatggctgtagaagtagatacaggagaagtggaattgcgagtcgtctctgcttatgcgccacaggcaGGCTGtagtaaagaagagaaggcaagcttttgggaggatctggagcagtacgtccaatccctggaaagcgaagaaatacttttaatcggaggagacgtcaacggacatgtcggttctcgaaaagacggattcgagagttgtcacggtggatacggctatggagctcgtaacgacgacggtttgcgaatcctggagtatgctgttgcgagtgacttgatcattgctaacacgcagtatcggaaaagaaaatcgtatttgatcacgtacaccagcggcggtcgtgaaacacaaatagatttctggatgttacgccgacgagatcgtcgacttctgcaggatttaaaagtcatccctacagaccatgtcgctgcccaacaccatctgctcgttatggatttgaaaatctcccgtccaaggaggagacatccaaggactgaaacacagcgcatcaaatggtggaatctgaaggatcgaaaggaggtatttttcgcgtccgtggctccatctacatttccccaccctactcgtagtgtggagaaAATGTGGTCGCATACTTctagcgttatacgcttgagcGCGGAAAAcgctctgggaaagacgactctaggtaagccaaagatacaaaaggctacgtggttttggaacgaggaagttcaggcggcaattcgtgagaagaagtccaggtataagctctggtggaggacccgtcagcctgaagatcggggtgcttacctagcggcgaaaagggaggctaagaaggcagtctccaaggcgaagtcagaccgctacaaggctgtgtacgacatgcttgataccagagaaggcgagcgggaggcgcgcgtcatcgctcaacgttggatatggagcacaccaagatcgttaagggagctgatggagccgttctgcgccgctctg ggtcctcttctaccaattactgccgtcgaagtcagtgctgccctcgcaaaaatgaagacgaacaaggcaaccggccctgatgacatacctgctgatgactggaagctgctaggagatcgagggtccgtgtggttcacaactctatttaacaagatcgtttcagaaggacggactccagacgtttggcaaacttccgtgaccgtgactgtctggaaagggaaaggagacattgcttgCTGCACTTCGTACAGGACTATACGACTGCTaagccatacgatgaaggtttttgaccGTGtgctggaagctcgtctgaggaaaattgttagcgtttcactcaaccagtgtggctttgtgaaggaccgcagcactatagatgctatccatgctgtccgaatcctcctggaaaaacatcgagagaagaaccgcagtgttcATCTTGCTTTCCTCGATCTCgggaaagctttcgaccgtgtcccacatgagctgttatag
- a CDS encoding hypothetical protein (NECATOR_CHRX.G24719.T3) gives MKCQRLILEYMARVNGHVVFNEMGVPISAAMPHASKRRSGGPGRRTAMVARLRLGRFNHATKKLGRPPKATRIVLVRAMVQICEGYRLEDGAGQRTVDRLSDRLMAVEVDTGEVELRVVSAYAPQAGCSKEEKASFWEDLEQYVQSLESEEILLIGGDVNGHVGSRKDGFESCHGGYGYGARNDDGLRILEYAVASDLIIANTQYRKRKSYLITYTSGGRETQIDFWMLRRRDRRLLQDLKVIPTDHVAAQHHLLVMDLKISRPRRRHPRTETQRIKWWNLKDRKEVFFASVAPSTFPHPTRSVEKMWSHTSSVIRLSAENALGKTTLGKPKIQKATWFWNEEVQAAIREKKSRYKLWWRTRQPEDRGAYLAAKREAKKAVSKAKSDRYKAVYDMLDTREGEREARGADGAVLRRSGQILERWREYYNHLCNEEFCHPSIPTVPSVEGPLLPITAVEVSAALAKMKTNKATGPDDIPADDWKLLGDRGSVWFTTLFNKIVSEGRTPDVWQTSVTVTVWKGKGDIACCTSYRTIRLLSHTMKVFDRVLEARLRKIVSVSLNQCGFVKDRSTIDAIHAVRILLEKHREKNRSVHLAFLDLGKAFDRVPHELL, from the exons ATGAAATGTCAGCGTTTAATTTTGGAATATATGGCTCGTGTGAACGGGCATGTAGTTTTCAACGAAATGGGTGTTCCGATTTCTGCTGCAAtgcctcacgcctcaaagcggcgcagcggtggccctggccgtcggacagctatggtggcgagacttcgtctcggcaggttcaatcatgccacaaag AAGCTAGGACGTCCCCCaaaagcgacgcgcattgtcctcgtcCGGGCAATGgtgcaaatatgcgagggctaccggctagaggacggagctggccaaagaa cggtggatcgactatcggatcgcttgatggctgtagaagtagatacaggagaagtggaattgcgagtcgtctctgcttatgcgccacaggcaGGCTGtagtaaagaagagaaggcaagcttttgggaggatctggagcagtacgtccaatccctggaaagcgaagaaatacttttaatcggaggagacgtcaacggacatgtcggttctcgaaaagacggattcgagagttgtcacggtggatacggctatggagctcgtaacgacgacggtttgcgaatcctggagtatgctgttgcgagtgacttgatcattgctaacacgcagtatcggaaaagaaaatcgtatttgatcacgtacaccagcggcggtcgtgaaacacaaatagatttctggatgttacgccgacgagatcgtcgacttctgcaggatttaaaagtcatccctacagaccatgtcgctgcccaacaccatctgctcgttatggatttgaaaatctcccgtccaaggaggagacatccaaggactgaaacacagcgcatcaaatggtggaatctgaaggatcgaaaggaggtatttttcgcgtccgtggctccatctacatttccccaccctactcgtagtgtggagaaAATGTGGTCGCATACTTctagcgttatacgcttgagcGCGGAAAAcgctctgggaaagacgactctaggtaagccaaagatacaaaaggctacgtggttttggaacgaggaagttcaggcggcaattcgtgagaagaagtccaggtataagctctggtggaggacccgtcagcctgaagatcggggtgcttacctagcggcgaaaagggaggctaagaaggcagtctccaaggcgaagtcagaccgctacaaggctgtgtacgacatgcttgataccagagaaggcgagcgggaggcgcgc ggagctgatggagccgttctgcgccgctctggtcagatcctggagaggtggcgagagtactacaatcacttgtgtaacgaagagttctgtcatccttccattccaaccgttcccagcgtcgagggtcctcttctaccaattactgccgtcgaagtcagtgctgccctcgcaaaaatgaagacgaacaaggcaaccggccctgatgacatacctgctgatgactggaagctgctaggagatcgagggtccgtgtggttcacaactctatttaacaagatcgtttcagaaggacggactccagacgtttggcaaacttccgtgaccgtgactgtctggaaagggaaaggagacattgcttgCTGCACTTCGTACAGGACTATACGACTGCTaagccatacgatgaaggtttttgaccGTGtgctggaagctcgtctgaggaaaattgttagcgtttcactcaaccagtgtggctttgtgaaggaccgcagcactatagatgctatccatgctgtccgaatcctcctggaaaaacatcgagagaagaaccgcagtgttcATCTTGCTTTCCTCGATCTCgggaaagctttcgaccgtgtcccacatgagctgttatag
- a CDS encoding hypothetical protein (NECATOR_CHRX.G24721.T1) → MDTITKETQKQHPWTLLFADDVMLASESRDDLQKQVQSWKDQLQQYGLRLNTSKTEYMECGPRIEDGSIRVDGTELNKVNCFKYLGSKETSTDDIDQEGRARVNAAWMKWKMATGVLCDKKVPVRLKSKIYRTVVRPVALYGCECWPTTKALERVLHAMEMRMLRWTIGVTLKEKVSNDTVRSIFGVVPITEKMKEARLRWFGHVLRREEDSVAKTTLKLDVSGVRPYGRPKIRWLNRVKLDMIDARLCTADAMDRT, encoded by the coding sequence atggacacgataacgaaggaaacccagaagcagcatccgtggactctactctttgccgacgatgtcatgctcgcgtcggagtctcgagatgatcttcagaaacaagtgcagtcttggaaggatcagctgcagcaatatggattgcgcctcaacacatcaaaaactgagtacatggagtgcggaccaaggatagaggatggttcaattcgtgtcgatggcaccgaattaaacaaagtgaactgtttcaagtaccttggatccaaagagACTTCCACAgacgacattgatcaagaaggtcgagcacgtgttaatgcggcatggatgaaatggaaaatggcaacaggggtactgtgcgacaagaaagtccctgttcgactgaagtcgaagatctacaggacggttgtgcgtcctgttgccctttacggatgcgagtgctggccgacgacgaaagccttggaaagagtgctgcacgctatggagatgcggatgttgaggtggacgataggtgtaacgctaaaagagaaagtatccaacgacactgtacgttccatcttcggcgtcgtcccgataactgagaagatgaaggaggcgcgactgagatggtttggtcacgtcttgcggcgggaggaagattctgttgccaaaaccactctgaagctcgacgtttcaggagtgaggccgtatgggaggccaaagattcgctggttaaaccgtgtgaagctggatatgatagatgcacgtttgtgtacggctgatgcaatggatagaacctaa